In the Panthera leo isolate Ple1 chromosome C2, P.leo_Ple1_pat1.1, whole genome shotgun sequence genome, TCTAGATGCACTGGCAGAACAGCAGGGGAGGTCATTTTGGTCTACTAGCCTCAACTCTCAGTGGGCCTCCTTGCAAAATCAACTCTGTTCCTAAGAATGTACAGGATTTCCTTTGCAGACTTATGTAGAAGTTGAAAGGACAAGACTGACCACAAAAGGTATTGAGAGTGCCAAGTTCTTGTCTTCCAGCTTTGCTGATCTGTGCTGATATGATCAAACCGGGAAAAAAAATTGGCTAACATAACTCAAATTCACCTGACCTTAATATAAAACTAACTTGAATTATCAAGCCAGTATAAGAGTTTGCAGTGGGAAATACCTCTTTCCAGGAGGAGGCTGTTCAACCCACAATGGAGTGACCCATATCAGATGTAGGAATTTGGAATCAGAAATCACTTGTACTGTTCTCCCAGTTGATCCTGCTCTAACCCTCCTGGAGGCCAGAATTATGCATCTTGATGTCTAGCGAAGGAGAGAGGATACAATGTGGGTGACGAGAAGTCCAGGATAAATCTGAACTGTTAAGAAAAATAGCTCTGGGTTCTGAATCTGGTCCTCATGCTCAGtggctgtgtgatgttgggcaaattacataattctttttatttctttaatatttgtttatttttgagatacaggaataaatcatgagcaggggaggggcagaaagagagggagacacagaatctgaagcaggctctaagctgtcagcatagagcttgacgtggggctcatacagacaagccgtgagatcatgacctgagccgaagttgggagtataactgactgagccactcaggagccctcaAATTACATCATTTTTTAGCTATAGTCTACTATGTGTGAAATGGGAAGTACACTGATACATAGTAAACATTCAGTTCATACTTCTATTACTATCATATTattaatattcttcaaaaaattttttaatgtttatttttgagagagacagagggggagagagagagagagagagagagagagagagagagacagtgtgagctggcgatgggcagagagagagggaaacacagaatctgaagcaggctccaggctctgagctgtcagcacaaagcccaccacagggcttgagcccacgaaccgtgacaccatgacctgagccgaagccggacgcccaaccgactgaaccacccagatgccccaaatattattaatattcttattaGCCATCTTAGAAAAAGTTAGAAAGGTAAATTTGTTGTTGGTGTATATCAGCCTCTTTGCTGGAGTAGAAGTAGAAATAGTGGGAAAAGTCTGATTATAAAAGATACAGTGACAAGTAAGAGAGACAGATCAGGCACTAATATGGCAGACTTTCCATTTTAGCATTCAGGATGGAAAAAACTGGTTCCCCCTTTCTGAAAACTTACATGTATGTGTCTATTCCAGATAAGTCCTGCAGAAAGCTTGATGAACACTGTCAGGGACACACAGAACATGGCGAAGCTCAGGCACAGGTCGAAGGCTTGAAGCGTCAGGTGGTACGCTTCATAGTGTGGTGGGTCCACACAAGCTGATGGGAATTTTGCATACGGAAAAGGGAAGGCAACTGCATAACCGAGGTAACCGGTCCCTGCAATCCCTGAAAATGAGTAGAAGCAATATGGACCAAGGAGAGCAGATTCCAAGGCTATCGCAAAATGAAGTGGACATCCCATAATGCTTAGAATCACAAAGGTGAAACTAGCTTcccactgaaaataaaacaaaaataaattgttactTTGGAAACTAGACTCTTCAAAAGCTTCTCAGCGATGTGGAGAAAGAAAGCGTtgttggatattaatctcttttACTGGGAAGTGAAGGAGAAATGGGTTACAATTTTCTCTTTAGGCCCTTTTATTCTCTTCTTGAATCTACACTCTGGGAGAATAACATAtcagccaactgagccaaaaACTAATTGAATTCCATTAACAAAcatgtgtttatttatcttctatCATGTGTTAAGAGCCAGCTTACGGTGGGAAAAAGATGAATACCAGAATCCCTGCCTTATCCTAGGACCTTGCTAGTCAGGGCATGGTCCATGGTCCAGTAGCACTGACATCCCTGgaagtttgttagaaatgtagaatcTCATACCTCCCCCAGATCTACTGTatcagaatttacattttaaccaGATTCCCAGGTGACTCACACTTATTTGAGCCATGGGAAGATCTATGATCAGAACAAAGTAGTCTTTCTATATCCTGGGATTACTTGGCTCCCTACTATTGAAATGCAATATATCATAGACTTCCcatcctttttttgggggggggggagaagtaaCAGAGACAGTGGAAGGACATCCCAAGCTGAGGAGTTGAGCCTTAAACatacattattaaaaacagaGGAGCCTATAGATCCATTTATTCAGAATGAAATTTGGGAGCATAACATTGGTTCTGTCCTCTCCAAATTggaatacttaaatatttacaataatcgCAGGAACTTGTAGTAAGTGTTTGGAGAAGAAATCAgatataaattattcatttaaggggcacctgggtggcagttggttgagcgtccaattcttgatttcagttcaggtcatgatcccagggttgtgg is a window encoding:
- the TMEM212 gene encoding transmembrane protein 212 isoform X3, giving the protein MQSLSQAAGRILISLGTLSVFSGVIAFFPVFSYKLWFTGWNVWIACPIWNGALAIMTGILLLVAHKEWTKRYLWEASFTFVILSIMGCPLHFAIALESALLGPYCFYSFSGIAGTGYLGYAVAFPFPYAKFPSACVDPPHYEAYHLTLQAFDLCLSFAMFCVSLTVFIKLSAGLIWNRHIHVLII
- the TMEM212 gene encoding transmembrane protein 212 isoform X1 — protein: MQSLSQAAGRILISLGTLSVFSGVIAFFPVFSYKLWFTGWNVWIACPIWNGALAIMTGILLLVAHKEWTKRYLWEASFTFVILSIMGCPLHFAIALESALLGPYCFYSFSGIAGTGYLGYAVAFPFPYAKFPSACVDPPHYEAYHLTLQAFDLCLSFAMFCVSLTVFIKLSAGLIWNRHIHTSRCIILASRRVRAGSTGRTVQVISDSKFLHLIWVTPLWVEQPPPGKRAPWEELELEKE
- the TMEM212 gene encoding transmembrane protein 212 isoform X2, which produces MQSLSQAAGRILISLGTLSVFSGVIAFFPVFSYKLWFTGWNVWIACPIWNGALAIMTGILLLVAHKEWTKRYLWEASFTFVILSIMGCPLHFAIALESALLGPYCFYSFSGIAGTGYLGYAVAFPFPYAKFPSACVDPPHYEAYHLTLQAFDLCLSFAMFCVSLTVFIKLSAGLIWNRHIHGQKNGQ